Within Amycolatopsis sp. FDAARGOS 1241, the genomic segment CGCTGACTGCGCCCGCGAGATCGTCGACCGATTCGTGACGATCAGCCACCCCAAGGCGTTCGCGCGCCTGCGCCGCGATCGGCGAATGCCGGCGCCGGTTCATCCGGACGCTTGAGACTGATCGTCCCCACACCCCGAACGGCAGGTCGGGAGCCAGCATCCGGGCGTCAGACGTAGCGCGGCCGCCCGGCGAAGAAGCCGACGGTCATCTGCACGCAGGTCACGACGCTGAGCACGATGAGTGACACCGTCCAGCCGCCCGTGGCGTCGTGCAAGAGGCCGAAGACGAAGGGGCCCACGGCGGCCAGCAGGTAGCCGAAGCCCTGGGCCATGCCGGAGAGGCGGGCGGTGTCGGCGCCGGTGCGGGCGCGCAGGGCGATCACGGTGAGGGCGAGCGAGAAGACGCTCATGCCGATGCCCACCAGCACGCTCCACAGCAGCGGCGACGCGCCCGGCGCCACCAGCAGGCCGATCATGCCGGCCAGACCCGCGAGGCCCATGCCGACGATCCACCAGCTCTGGTTGCCCTGCCGGGCCGCGACGGGCGGGATGACGAGGCTGATCGGCACGGCGATCACGGAGATCAGGCCCAGCAGCAGGCCCGCGTCGCCCTTGCTGACGCCGGAGTCGATGAACACCTGAGGGAGCCAGCCCATGATCACGTAGGCGATGAAGGACTGCAGGCCGAAGAAGAGGGTGACGATCCAGGCGAGCGGGCTGCGCATCAGGGACCGGCCGCCGCCCTGCGTCGTGGCGGGTGCGGGGGCGCGGCCGGTGCCGCGGGCGGCGACGAGCCAGACGACGAGCGCGAGCGCGGCGAGCACCGCCCACGAGCCGAGCGACTCGCGCCAGCCGCCCAGCGCCGTCTCGAGCGGCGGGCTCACCGCGGACCCCGCGGCACCGCCGCCCTGCAGCGCGGCGGTGTAGACGCCGGTCATCATGCCGACCTTCGCCGGGAAGGAGTCCTTGATGACCACGGGGATGAGGACGTTGACGAGGGCGATGCCGGCGGTCGCGACGAGGGTGCCGCCGAGAACCACGAACTGGCCGTCGGCGACGCGCAGGACCAGGCCGGCAGTGAGCACAGCCAGCGCGAACCCGATTGCCCGGCCGATGCCGAAGCGGCGAGACAGCAGGGGCGCCGCGAGGCCCGCACCCGCGAAGCACAGGCCGGGCAGCGTCGTCAGCACGCTCGCCCAGACCGCCGACGCGCCGAGGTCACCGCGCATCTCCGCGAGCAGTGGCCCGATGCTGGTGATCGCGGGACGCAGGTTCAGCGCGGTCAGCACCACCGCGATCGCGAGCAGCACCCCGCCGGCCACCACACCCGGCCGGCGCGCGGAGTCCTCCTCCAGGCGGCCCTCGAGTTCGAGCTCGAGGCGATCGGCGTAGGACCGGCGCGGCGTTGAATCCCAGGAATCGACGGACACGTCCGCTACTATCGCATACATAGGATGATTGGATGAAGGGATTATTCCTGTGCCTCTCGCCACCACCCGGCGCGCCGGCCTGGTCGACCAGGTCATCGAGCAGCTGCGCGAAGCGATCACGCAAGGGGAATGGCCGGTCGGGCAGCGCATCCCCACGGAGCCGGCCCTGGTCGCGCAGCTCGGGGTCGGGCGCAACACCGTCCGCGAGGCCGTGCGCGCGCTCGCGCACACCGGCATCCTCGAAGTCCGCCAGGGCGACGGCACCTACGTCCGCGCGACCAGCGAGGTGTCCGGCGCGCTGCGCCGCCTGTGCGGCAGCGAGCTGCGCGAGGTGCTTCAGGTCCGCCGCACGCTGGAGGTCGAAGGCGCCCGTCTGGCCGCCACCGCCCGCACCGACGCCGACCTCGTGCGCCTGCGCACCCTCCTGGAGCGTCGCGACGCCGACCACCGCGCAGGGCGCATCGAGGAGTTCGCCCGCACCGACGCGGAGTTCCACCTGGAGATCGTCCGGTGTGGACACAACAGCCTGCTGTTCGAGCTCTACCGCGGCCTGATGGAAGCCATCACCGCCAGCGTCGCCTCCACCTACGACGACCTGGAGCACGCCGAAATCCTCAAGCACCGCGGCCTCGTCGACGCCATCGAAGCCCGCGACGCCGACCGGGCCACCGCAGAAGCCGGCGGATTCCTGGACGAGCTGCTGGCGCGCGCCGGGCAAACCGACGCCTGACCGGCGACCCACCGCGTCGGACAACCCCGAACGGCCTCACCCGCCTGCGGACCCGTGAACGGAAAGACCACTCCGCAGTTCCACAAGTACCTGGCGCTCGGCGACTCGTACACCGCCGGGCCGCTGATCCCCGGGCAGCAGGCCGCCTGGTGTCTCCGCTCGAACATCAACTACCCGTCGTGGCTCGAGAAGCGGCTCGGCGTCGACGACGAGGACGGCGCGTTCACCGACGTCAGCTGCTCGTCGGCCGACACGTCGAACATGACGCAGCCCCAGGTCACACCCACGCCGAGCGTCCCACTCGCCACGCAGTGACCGCAGTTCGCCGCCGTGAGCCTCGGCACCGACCTGGTCCTCATCGGCATCGGCGACAACGACTACGGCGTCTTCGGCGACCTCGTCGGCACCTGCCCCACCGTGCGCGCGCAGGACCCGGCCGGCGCGCCGTGCAGGAGCACTTCACCGTCGGCGGGGTGGACACCATGGCGGCGGCGGTCCGGAACACCCGCCGCAAAATCACCCAGGTCGTGCGGGGCGTCGTGGAACGCTCCCCCGGGCGCCACGAGCGTCCTCGTGGGCTACCCGCGGCCGCGGCCGCCCACCGGCACATGCCTGAGCGTGATCCCGTTCGCCGACGGCGATTACGCGTGGGCCGACGGCGTCGAACGCGAGCTCAACGCCAGCATTGCCTAAGCCGCACGAACCACGGGCGCCCGCTTCGTGGACACCTACGGCCCCAGTTCTCGGCCACGACGCCTGTGCAGGCGCAGCCAAGTGGATCAACGGCCAGTACACGAACCTGTTCGAAGCCGTGTCCCACCACCCGTTCAAGGCGGGCATGGAGGCTGAAGCGGCCCTGATCGCGCAGGCTCTGGGCGTGACCGGCACCGGTGGCACACCGGCACCTCGCCAGAAGGCGAGCGGCGCGATCAGCTCACCCGCATGGCGCGCGGCGCGGGCCTCACGGGAGCGTCAGGATCTCCGCGCCGTCGGCCGTGACGACGAGGGTGTGCTCGAACTGGGCCGTCCACTTCTTGTCCTTCGTGGTCACGGTCCAGTCGTCGGCCCACAGGTCGTAGTCGATGGTGCCGAGCGTGATCATCGGCTCGATCGTGAAGGTCATGCCCTCTTCGATCAGCGTGTGCACCGACGGCTCTTCGTAGTGCAGCACGGTCGGCGCGGTGTGGAACGCCGGGCCGACGCCGTGGCCGGTGAAATCGCGCACCACGCCGTAGCCGAACCGCTTGGCGTACGCCTCGATCACCCGGCCGATCACGTTCAGCTGCCGCCCGGGCCGCACCGCCTTGATCGCGCGGGCGGTCGCTTCGCGCGTGCGCTCGACGAGCAGCTGCGCCTCCTCGGAGACGTCGCCGGCCAGAAACGTGGCGTTGGTGTCGCCGTGCACGCCGCCGATGAACGCGGTGACGTCGATGTTGCAGATGTCGCCGTCCTCGATCACGGTCGAGTCGGGGATGCCGTGGCAGATGACCTCGTTGAGCGAGGTGCAGCACGATTTCGGGAAGCCGCGGTAGCCGAGCGTCGACGGGTACGCGTGGTGGTCGAGCAGGAACTCGTGCACGACCTTGTCGATGTCGTCGGTGGTCGCGCCGGGCTTGACGGCCTTGCCGCCCTCCTCCAGCGCCTGCGCCGCGATCTTCGACGCCACTCGCATGGCTTCGATCACTTCGGGTGTGCGTACCCCGTTGCCGGTGTCCCGTTTGGGCGCCGGCCGGTCGACGTACTCGGGGCGGGCGATGTCGGCGGGAACGGAGCGGCGCGGCGTCTGGACACCGGGCGTC encodes:
- the map gene encoding type I methionyl aminopeptidase, with the translated sequence MPVRAPLTPGVQTPRRSVPADIARPEYVDRPAPKRDTGNGVRTPEVIEAMRVASKIAAQALEEGGKAVKPGATTDDIDKVVHEFLLDHHAYPSTLGYRGFPKSCCTSLNEVICHGIPDSTVIEDGDICNIDVTAFIGGVHGDTNATFLAGDVSEEAQLLVERTREATARAIKAVRPGRQLNVIGRVIEAYAKRFGYGVVRDFTGHGVGPAFHTAPTVLHYEEPSVHTLIEEGMTFTIEPMITLGTIDYDLWADDWTVTTKDKKWTAQFEHTLVVTADGAEILTLP
- a CDS encoding CynX/NimT family MFS transporter; translation: MSVDSWDSTPRRSYADRLELELEGRLEEDSARRPGVVAGGVLLAIAVVLTALNLRPAITSIGPLLAEMRGDLGASAVWASVLTTLPGLCFAGAGLAAPLLSRRFGIGRAIGFALAVLTAGLVLRVADGQFVVLGGTLVATAGIALVNVLIPVVIKDSFPAKVGMMTGVYTAALQGGGAAGSAVSPPLETALGGWRESLGSWAVLAALALVVWLVAARGTGRAPAPATTQGGGRSLMRSPLAWIVTLFFGLQSFIAYVIMGWLPQVFIDSGVSKGDAGLLLGLISVIAVPISLVIPPVAARQGNQSWWIVGMGLAGLAGMIGLLVAPGASPLLWSVLVGIGMSVFSLALTVIALRARTGADTARLSGMAQGFGYLLAAVGPFVFGLLHDATGGWTVSLIVLSVVTCVQMTVGFFAGRPRYV
- a CDS encoding FadR/GntR family transcriptional regulator; the encoded protein is MPLATTRRAGLVDQVIEQLREAITQGEWPVGQRIPTEPALVAQLGVGRNTVREAVRALAHTGILEVRQGDGTYVRATSEVSGALRRLCGSELREVLQVRRTLEVEGARLAATARTDADLVRLRTLLERRDADHRAGRIEEFARTDAEFHLEIVRCGHNSLLFELYRGLMEAITASVASTYDDLEHAEILKHRGLVDAIEARDADRATAEAGGFLDELLARAGQTDA